From the genome of Thermotoga sp. Mc24:
TACATAAGCGAAATGGTGGAAGAGACCATTAAGAGTGAAGAGCCACAGGAAGGAACTCTTGTTACCTACGTTGGTAACGAGAAGAAATATTTCCACGTGAAGGTAATACCTGTCGAACTGAAAAGTGGTGATAAGATCTTTGTCATTCTCTTCCACGATGTTACTAAAGAAAGAAAGCTCGATGAGATGAGAAGGGAATTCATAGCAACAGTTTCACACGAACTTAGAACCCCTCTCACTTCCATCCACGGTTATGCGGAGACGCTCCTTGAAGATGATCTGGAGAACAAAGAGCTGGTTAAGAGATTTCTGAAAATCATAGAAGAAGAATCTGCCCGTATGACACGTCTCATCAACGATCTTCTCGATCTCGAGAAAATGGAAGAAAGTGAAGTCAATTTTGAAATGAAAGATGTGGATCTGTGTGAAGTGATGGAATACGTTTACAAAATCATCCAGCCTATAGCCGAAGAAAATGAAGTGGACCTCGTTGTTGAGTGTGAGGATGTTGTGGTCAGGGGAAACAAAGAAAGGCTGATCCAGATGCTCCTGAATCTCGTGGACAACGCTGTCAAGTACACATCTTTGAAGGAAAAGGGAGAGAAAAAGGTCTGGGTGAGGGCCTACGATACACCGGACTGGGTGGTCTTGGAGGTAGAAGACACGGGACCTGGAATACCCAAAGAAGCCCAGAGTAGAATCTTTGAAAAGTTCTACAGGGTGGATAAAGCGCGTTCCAGAAAGATGGGTGGAACAGGCTTGGGTCTCACGATAGTGAAAACGATCGTCGACAAACACGGAGGAAGGATAGAGGTTGAGAGTGAAATCAACCAGGGAACAGTAATGAGAGTGCTCCTACCGAAAAGAAGGTGAAAGAGTGAGAGCTTACGATGTGATACTCAAGAAGAGAAACGGGGAAAAACTTTCGAGAGAAGAGATAGAGTTCATGGTTGGTGGATATGTAAAAGGAGAGATTCCGGACTACCAGATGGCCGCTTTTTTGATGGCTGTTTA
Proteins encoded in this window:
- a CDS encoding sensor histidine kinase is translated as MSVFLLVTVAALFVLLFLVFRKRLSEYKILIEKLSDMLGEKDVPPLYLFERLKKYVDNLKETISRVEVSRDNFLTILNSLSEPIFILDREGKITFLNEIARELVQDRINPEGRPYYEIFEDYYISEMVEETIKSEEPQEGTLVTYVGNEKKYFHVKVIPVELKSGDKIFVILFHDVTKERKLDEMRREFIATVSHELRTPLTSIHGYAETLLEDDLENKELVKRFLKIIEEESARMTRLINDLLDLEKMEESEVNFEMKDVDLCEVMEYVYKIIQPIAEENEVDLVVECEDVVVRGNKERLIQMLLNLVDNAVKYTSLKEKGEKKVWVRAYDTPDWVVLEVEDTGPGIPKEAQSRIFEKFYRVDKARSRKMGGTGLGLTIVKTIVDKHGGRIEVESEINQGTVMRVLLPKRR